One Amaranthus tricolor cultivar Red isolate AtriRed21 chromosome 1, ASM2621246v1, whole genome shotgun sequence DNA window includes the following coding sequences:
- the LOC130815161 gene encoding fasciclin-like arabinogalactan protein 9, giving the protein MSSFLRLSLLLTLVATLGWTQCRAQSAPGPAPVGPANLTAILEKGGQFTSFQRLLTSTQVSNQIANQINSSSEGLTVFAPTDNAFQNLKPGLINDLSVQQQVQLVLYHVLPKFYSFDDFQTVSNPVRTQATGQDGEVFGLNIVSIGNRQVNVSTGEVTTQVNNALRETKPLAVYQVDKVLIPKDFTKAKAPKSAPELSPSSPKSGESKPDHTADGPSKAADADSGKNGVSGLRSLGMGFVGAVGIVTTAFLF; this is encoded by the coding sequence ATGTCTTCATTCCTCCGTCTCTCACTCCTCCTCACACTAGTAGCCACACTGGGCTGGACCCAATGTCGGGCTCAATCCGCACCCGGCCCAGCACCCGTCGGCCCAGCCAACCTAACCGCCATTCTAGAAAAAGGAGGTCAATTCACATCCTTCCAACGCCTTCTAACATCCACCCAAGTATCCAACCAAATCGCAAACCAAATAAACTCCTCATCCGAAGGTTTAACCGTTTTTGCTCCAACCGACAACGCCTTCCAAAACCTTAAACCAGGTTTAATCAACGACCTTTCCGTACAACAACAAGTACAACTCGTACTCTACCATGTACTCCCCAAATTCTACAGCTTCGATGATTTTCAAACTGTCAGTAACCCAGTTAGAACCCAAGCTACCGGTCAAGACGGTGAAGTTTTTGGGCTAAACATCGTTTCAATCGGTAACCGACAGGTGAATGTATCAACCGGAGAAGTTACTACGCAGGTTAATAACGCTTTAAGGGAGACAAAACCGTTAGCAGTTTATCAAGTGGATAAGGTTTTGATTCCTAAAGATTTTACTAAAGCTAAAGCTCCTAAGAGTGCTCCTGAACTTAGTCCGTCTTCTCCAAAGTCTGGGGAGTCGAAACCGGATCATACAGCTGATGGTCCATCGAAGGCGGCTGATGCTGATTCTGGTAAGAATGGAGTGTCTGGTTTGAGGAGTTTGGGGATGGGATTTGTTGGTGCTGTTGGAATTGTTACTACTGCTTTTCTTTTCTGA
- the LOC130815166 gene encoding uncharacterized protein LOC130815166 isoform X2 — protein sequence MARANKYTSLNFNDIYEKKIINPNNNNNSSSSRSPSSSSSLSSSHKSYSLSASSRLTHGGMLLLSRPSPQPQPTYTQKPQPQPQPPAPSQQSTLSSEAFPAITSPTPSKPTDSDSISLRPKGKTGGNPSFQERDIKLDAPSPNPSPSPKSSKFVPPHLRPGFVAKEVPTVPDFQKPRQGNYRHGSVHGNYRGSPNRYAEDGRPNSGGGYERKMRGAALGPVAGASPVGAESDFFLMNRPRSGGSRPSSSG from the exons ATGGCAAGAGCAAACAAATACACCTCTTTGAACTTCAACGATATCTACGAGAAGAAAATCATCAATcccaacaacaataacaattcCTCTTCTTCAAGAtcaccttcttcttcttcatccctTTCTTCTTCTCATAAATCTTACTCTCTTTCTGCTTCTTCTCGTCTTACCCATGGCGGAATGCTTCTTCTTTCTCGCCCTTCTCCCCAACCTCAACCCACATATACCCAGAAACCACAGCCACAACCACAACCACCAGCACCATCTCAGCAATCTACTTTGAGTTCTGAAGCTTTTCCAGCTATTACCTCTCCTACACCGTCCAAGCCAACGGATTCAGATTCTATTTCTTTGCGTCCCAAGGGAAAAACTGGTGGAAACCCGAGCTTTCAGGAGAGGGATATTAAGTTGGATGCTCCGAGTCCGAACCCAAGCCCGAGTCCCAAGAGTAGTAAGTTTGTTCCACCTCATCTGAGACCCGGGTTTGTGGCGAAGGAGGTTCCAACTGTCCCTGATTTTCAAAAACCTAGACAAGGGAATTATCGTCATGGATCGGTTCATGGTAATTATCGTGGATCGCCTAATCGTTATGCGGAGGATGGGCGGCCCAACTCGGGTGGTGGGTATGAGAGGAAAATGAGAGGGGCTGCGCTTGGACCTGTGGCAGGAGCTTCTCCTGTTGGTGCTGAATCTGATTTCTTTTTAATGAATCGTCCGAGATCCGGTGGGAGTCGCCCCAGCTCGAGTGGATG A
- the LOC130815166 gene encoding uncharacterized protein LOC130815166 isoform X1, producing MARANKYTSLNFNDIYEKKIINPNNNNNSSSSRSPSSSSSLSSSHKSYSLSASSRLTHGGMLLLSRPSPQPQPTYTQKPQPQPQPPAPSQQSTLSSEAFPAITSPTPSKPTDSDSISLRPKGKTGGNPSFQERDIKLDAPSPNPSPSPKSSKFVPPHLRPGFVAKEVPTVPDFQKPRQGNYRHGSVHGNYRGSPNRYAEDGRPNSGGGYERKMRGAALGPVAGASPVGAESDFFLMNRPRSGGSRPSSSGC from the exons ATGGCAAGAGCAAACAAATACACCTCTTTGAACTTCAACGATATCTACGAGAAGAAAATCATCAATcccaacaacaataacaattcCTCTTCTTCAAGAtcaccttcttcttcttcatccctTTCTTCTTCTCATAAATCTTACTCTCTTTCTGCTTCTTCTCGTCTTACCCATGGCGGAATGCTTCTTCTTTCTCGCCCTTCTCCCCAACCTCAACCCACATATACCCAGAAACCACAGCCACAACCACAACCACCAGCACCATCTCAGCAATCTACTTTGAGTTCTGAAGCTTTTCCAGCTATTACCTCTCCTACACCGTCCAAGCCAACGGATTCAGATTCTATTTCTTTGCGTCCCAAGGGAAAAACTGGTGGAAACCCGAGCTTTCAGGAGAGGGATATTAAGTTGGATGCTCCGAGTCCGAACCCAAGCCCGAGTCCCAAGAGTAGTAAGTTTGTTCCACCTCATCTGAGACCCGGGTTTGTGGCGAAGGAGGTTCCAACTGTCCCTGATTTTCAAAAACCTAGACAAGGGAATTATCGTCATGGATCGGTTCATGGTAATTATCGTGGATCGCCTAATCGTTATGCGGAGGATGGGCGGCCCAACTCGGGTGGTGGGTATGAGAGGAAAATGAGAGGGGCTGCGCTTGGACCTGTGGCAGGAGCTTCTCCTGTTGGTGCTGAATCTGATTTCTTTTTAATGAATCGTCCGAGATCCGGTGGGAGTCGCCCCAGCTCGAGTGGATG CTAA